One Ooceraea biroi isolate clonal line C1 chromosome 6, Obir_v5.4, whole genome shotgun sequence genomic window carries:
- the LOC105281829 gene encoding UDP-glucose:glycoprotein glucosyltransferase isoform X2: MGRLIFFYTFLLCSTQLGADKKINKYVTTLINAKWNETPLVLEAAEYLSDENPNYFWKFIDAFSRRINNLVIATEKENYDIILELAKMYLSESEMAVFKLGLSLRIYSARVEMFSQMAVNKNVSTHECNNVVDVGGTYTCSLEEIDTLLEQDTWKTADTYDVDHRYLTTPESEKVIILYGQIGTPTFAKFHDKLKSIAETKGINYVLRHYVKDRVDKKLRLSGYGVELQMKSTEYKATDDSDIKDNAGKNSEVANDGVEEIEGINFMTLKKLYPEQHAELDKIQTHLLETSHEIGAFKVWQFQELSHQAAERIMKSPSAESLNVLTDISQNFPMQAKSLIRTKVNGDMKKEMKLNQEIFMASLSIQPTDTALFINGLFFDLEAIDVLTLLESLRSELRVMEAFHKIGISNKKMGKLLALDLSSGTDNQNFAIDIRDSAINWINDIENDSRYSRWSPSLTELLRPTFPGMLRNIRRNLYNLVLIIDPLNEESMSLVTLAQSLYAHSAPLRVGFVFVMNHNTSLTGLTDARVAVNNAYHYFVDTRSAKEALHFLAELGNYIGPDGADVEDIKKVIKSKDSSANVNYILGDESEYDVGRHLANDFIKRCGLKKFPQALLNGVPLTPGQINSESYEEAVLSAIMSQTPMLQKAVYRGEVTEGDDIVDFLMNQPNVMSRLNERIWKVDKNAWLNLIGTIPENEDYTKWSSQDLSSYLMTKMHYFFVPRRSNTLHQYSFWIVADFNSLLGRQLLREALEYVESNSDVRISVIVNAEERANPKSDVNKIVLAALAALSPERAILYMRKIIKDDAAALIANGNFEIEDEVAALLENQSSILSLHQHYVKTVLNVDKEARVILCNGRIIGPLDSDEEFTDDDFSLLERFSQKTYGDKLFLKLVIFNDDDYEESEITDDMIMKITSLLAPRPQTRSRYDVPFHGDDHSVIKIPAANPDEVAFNFIAIADPVSRGAQKLGSILKTLQQALNCNIKVFLNCLDKNSDMPLKSFYRFVLEPELQFTAEGDISGSIAKFTKLPTSSLLTQYIHAPENWLVEVVRSVYDLDNIKLDNVAMGVHSEFELEYLLLEGHCFEAVMGNPPRGLQFTLGTENQPVMVDTIVMANLGYFQLKANPGEWILRLRQGRSAEIYDFTTVDGQDIIQNGNDVKVLISSLRSHVLKVKVSKKPDKAGMDLLSDNEKDSGLWNSISRTFTATDESEEQDEKLNIFSLASGHLYERFLKIMMLSVIKHTKTPVKFWFLKNYLSPTLKDFLPHMAEEYGFEYELVQYKWPRWLHQQTEKQRTIWGYKILFLDVLFPLNVKKIIFVDADQVVRADLKELATMDLGGAPYAYTPFCDSRAEMDGFRFWKQGYWRNHLQGRAYHISALYVVDLKRFRRIAAGDRLRGQYQALSQDPNSLANLDQDLPNNMIHQVAVKTLPQEWLWCETWCDDASKQYAKTIDLCNNPMTKEAKLQAAMRILPEWVGYDEEIKALQQKVENANRQTERDSETVDDVSKHEEL; encoded by the exons ATGGGGAGgctcatatttttttacacgttCTTGTTGTGCTCCACTCAGCTTGGGGCTGATAAGAAGATTAACAAATATGTAACAACGTTAATAAATGCCAAATGGAACGAAACGCCCCTAGTGCTGGAAGCAGCTGAATATCTTAGCGATGAAAATCCAAATTACTTTTGGAAATTCATTGATGCATTTTCCAgaagaattaataatcttGTAATAG CTACAGAGAAGGAAAATTATGACATAATTCTGGAGCTGGCTAAGATGTACTTGTCCGAATCAGAGATGGCAGTTTTTAAGTTAGGATTGTCTTTACGTATTTATTCCGCACGCGTTGAAATGTTTTCTCAAATGGCtgtgaataaaaatgtttctaccCACGAATGCAACAATGTTGTTGATGTTGGTGGAACATACACTTGTTCTCTAGAAGAAATAGATACGTTACTTGAGCAG GATACGTGGAAAACTGCTGACACCTACGACGTGGATCATCGATACTTGACTACACCGGAATCCGAGAAAGTGATTATATTATACGGTCAGATTGGAACTCCTACGTTTGCCAAGTTCCACGATAAACTGAAAAGCATAGCGGAGACAAAAGGGATCAATTACGTCCTTCGTCATTATGTCAAA GATAGAGTGGATAAAAAGTTGCGCTTATCCGGCTACGGTGTGGAATTGCAAATGAAATCCACGGAGTACAAAGCGACCGACGATTCCGATATCAAGGACAATGCGGGAAAGAACTCGGAGGTGGCGAACGACGGTGTCGAAGAGATTGAGGGCATCAACTTTATGACTTTAAA AAAATTGTATCCGGAGCAGCATGCTGAGCTGGATAAGATACAAACGCACTTGCTGGAGACCAGTCACGAGATCGGAGCGTTTAAAGTGTGGCAGTTCCAAGAATTGAGTCACCAGGCGGCTGAAAGAATAATGAAGTCTCCGTCTGCCGAGTCGTTGAACGTTTTGACCGATATATCGCAGAATTTCCCCATGCAA GCAAAATCTTTAATCCGGACTAAGGTGAACGGCGACATGAAGAAGGAGATGAAGCTGAACCAAGAAATCTTCATGGCGAGTTTAAGCATACAACCAACCGATACGGCACTCTTTATCAATGGCTTGTTCTTCGATCTGGAGGCCATCGATGTTCTGACACTTTTGGAGTCCTTGAGAAGCGAGCTACGAGTAATGGAAGCCTTTCACAAAATCG GCATCAGTAACAAAAAAATGGGTAAACTGCTGGCCCTGGACCTGTCTAGCGGCACGGACAATCAGAATTTCGCAATAGACATACGAGACTCCGCGATTAATTGGATCAACGATATCGAGAACGATTCGCGCTACAGCAGATGGTCGCCGTCGTTAACCGAATTATTACGACCAACCTTCCCCGGCATGCTCAGAAATATCAGGAGGAATTTATACAATCTT GTATTAATTATCGACCCGCTGAATGAAGAATCCATGTCACTAGTGACTCTGGCGCAATCTCTTTACGCGCATTCCGCACCGTTAAGAGTAGGCTTCGTCTTCGTGATGAATCACAATACGTCCCTGACAGGCTTAACGGACGCTCGCGTTGCAGTTAACAATGCGTATCATTATTTCGTGGATACCAGAAGCGCGAAAGAGGCTTTACATTTCTTAGCAGAG TTAGGAAATTACATCGGGCCCGACGGCGCAGACGTGGAGGATATAAAGAAAGTTATCAAATCCAAAGATTCTTCCGCCAATGTGAATTACATTCTCGGTGACGAGTCGGAATACGACGTGGGACGGCACTTGGCCAACGACTTTATAAAGCGATGCGGTTTAAAGAAATTTCCGCAGGCCTTGTTGAACGGCGTGCCGCTCACGCCCGGTCAGATAAACTCCGAGTCGTACGAGGAGGCGGTGTTGTCCGCCATCATGTCGCAGACACCCATGCTGCAGAAAGCGGTATATCGGGGTGAAGTGACGGAGGGGGACGACATCGTCGACTTTCTCATGAACCAACCGAATGTCATGTCACG GCTGAATGAGCGTATTTGGAAAGTAGATAAGAACGCGTGGCTGAATTTGATTGGCACGATTCCCGAGAACGAGGATTACACGAAGTGGAGCTCTCAAGACCTGTCATCTTATTTAATGACAAAGATGCACTACTTCTTCGTGCCACGTCGCAGTAACACGCTTCATCAGTACTCCTTCTGGATTGTCGCTGATTTCAATTCGTTGTTGGGCAGGCAATTATTGCGAGAGGCTCTCGAGTACGTG GAATCTAACTCGGACGTGCGAATTAGCGTTATCGTCAACGCGGAAGAACGCGCGAATCCAAAGAGCGATGTTAATAAGATTGTTCTCGCTGCGTTAGCTGCATTGTCACCGGAAAGAGCCATACTTTACATGCGTAAAATTATCAAGGACGACGCCGCAGCTCTCATTGCTAATGGTAATTTCGAAATTGAG GATGAGGTAGCGGCTTTGTTGGAGAATCAAAGTTCGATATTATCGTTGCATCAACACTACGTCAAGACGGTCCTAAACGTGGACAAGGAAGCACGAGTAATTTTATGCAACGGCCGCATCATCGGTCCCTTAGACAGCGATGAGGAGTTCACGGATGATGACTTCTCATTGCTAGAAAGATTCAGTCAAAAAACTTACGGAGATAAATTATTCCTGAAACTGGTCATCTTCAACGACGATGACTACG AAGAGAGTGAGATCACGGATGACATGATTATGAAAATTACTTCGCTCCTAGCACCACGGCCACAAACTCGTAGTCGGTATGATGTTCCTTTCCACGGAGATGATCACAG CGTCATAAAAATCCCAGCAGCCAATCCCGACGAAGTTGCCTTCAATTTTATTGCCATCGCAGATCCCGTGTCACGCGGTGCCCAGAAACTGGGCTCAATATTGAAAACGCTACAGCAAGCCTTAAATTGCAACATAAAAGTGTTCTTGAACTGCTTAGATAAGAATAGCGATATGCCGTTGAAGAg TTTTTATCGATTTGTACTCGAGCCGGAGCTGCAGTTCACAGCAGAGGGAGATATCAGTGGCTCTATTGCGAAGTTTACGAAACTTCCCACTTCGTCGTTGTTGACGCAGTACATCCACGCACCTGAGAACTGGCTGGTGGAAGTAGTCCGCAGCGTTTACGATTTGGACAATATTAAGCTCGACAACGTCGCGATGGGCGTGCACAg TGAATTCGAGTTGGAATACTTGTTGCTCGAGGGCCACTGCTTCGAAGCGGTCATGGGAAATCCACCAAGGGGCCTTCAGTTCACCCTCGGCACCGAGAATCAGCCCGTGATGGTCGATACTATTGTGATGGCCAATCTGGGATACTTCCAGCTCAAGGCAAACCCCGGCGAGTGGATATTGCGACTCCGGCAAGGGAGGTCCGCGGAAATCTACGACTTCACCACCGTCGACGGGCAGGATATTATCCAAAACGGCAACGACGTAAAGGTCCTGATCAGTTCCCTGAGGAGTCACGTGCTGAAGGTGAAAGTTTCCAAGAAGCCGGATAAAGCGGGAATGGATCTGTTGTCGGACAACGAGAAGGATTCCGGCTTGTGGAACTCCATCTCGAG GACGTTCACCGCGACCGACGAAAGTGAGGAACAAGATGAGAAACTAAACATTTTCTCCCTCGCCTCCGGCCACTTATACGAGAGATTCCTGAAGATCATGATGCTAAGCGTTATTAAACACACTAAAACGCCGGTGAAGTTCTGGTTCTTAAAGAATTACCTTTCACCGACGCTAAAA GATTTTCTGCCACACATGGCTGAGGAATATGGCTTCGAGTACGAACTTGTGCAATACAAATGGCCTCGCTGGCTTCACCAACAAACCGAGAAACAGAGAACTATCTGGggatacaaaatattattcctCGACGTGTTGTTTCCATTGAAtgtcaagaaaataatatttgtcgaCGCTGATCAG GTTGTACGAGCGGATTTGAAGGAATTGGCGACAATGGATCTTGGCGGTGCGCCATACGCGTACACGCCGTTCTGTGACAGCAGAGCCGAGATGGACGGATTCAGGTTTTGGAAACAAGGATATTGGAGGAATCACTTGCAGGGACGGGCTTATCACATCAGCGCGTTATACGTGGTAGATCTCAAACGATTCCGTCGCATTGCCGCCGGAGATAGGCTGCGAGGGCAGTATCAGGCATTGAGCCAAGATCCAAATAGCTTAGCAAATCTTGATCAA GATCTCCCTAACAATATGATTCATCAAGTGGCCGTTAAAACACTGCCACAGGAATGGCTGTGGTGCGAAACGTGGTGCGACGATGCATCCAAGCAGTATGCTAAAACTATAGATTTG TGTAATAATCCGATGACGAAAGAAGCCAAGTTACAAGCCGCGATGCGTATCTTGCCCGAGTGGGTCGGTTACGATGAAGAAATTAAAGCTCTGCAACAGAAGGTAGAGAACGCGAATAGACAGACGGAAAGAGACAGTG AAACTGTCGACGATGTCTCTAAGCATGAAGAATTGTAA
- the LOC105281829 gene encoding UDP-glucose:glycoprotein glucosyltransferase isoform X1: protein MGRLIFFYTFLLCSTQLGADKKINKYVTTLINAKWNETPLVLEAAEYLSDENPNYFWKFIDAFSRRINNLVIATEKENYDIILELAKMYLSESEMAVFKLGLSLRIYSARVEMFSQMAVNKNVSTHECNNVVDVGGTYTCSLEEIDTLLEQDTWKTADTYDVDHRYLTTPESEKVIILYGQIGTPTFAKFHDKLKSIAETKGINYVLRHYVKDRVDKKLRLSGYGVELQMKSTEYKATDDSDIKDNAGKNSEVANDGVEEIEGINFMTLKKLYPEQHAELDKIQTHLLETSHEIGAFKVWQFQELSHQAAERIMKSPSAESLNVLTDISQNFPMQAKSLIRTKVNGDMKKEMKLNQEIFMASLSIQPTDTALFINGLFFDLEAIDVLTLLESLRSELRVMEAFHKIGISNKKMGKLLALDLSSGTDNQNFAIDIRDSAINWINDIENDSRYSRWSPSLTELLRPTFPGMLRNIRRNLYNLVLIIDPLNEESMSLVTLAQSLYAHSAPLRVGFVFVMNHNTSLTGLTDARVAVNNAYHYFVDTRSAKEALHFLAELGNYIGPDGADVEDIKKVIKSKDSSANVNYILGDESEYDVGRHLANDFIKRCGLKKFPQALLNGVPLTPGQINSESYEEAVLSAIMSQTPMLQKAVYRGEVTEGDDIVDFLMNQPNVMSRLNERIWKVDKNAWLNLIGTIPENEDYTKWSSQDLSSYLMTKMHYFFVPRRSNTLHQYSFWIVADFNSLLGRQLLREALEYVESNSDVRISVIVNAEERANPKSDVNKIVLAALAALSPERAILYMRKIIKDDAAALIANGNFEIEDEVAALLENQSSILSLHQHYVKTVLNVDKEARVILCNGRIIGPLDSDEEFTDDDFSLLERFSQKTYGDKLFLKLVIFNDDDYEESEITDDMIMKITSLLAPRPQTRSRYDVPFHGDDHSVIKIPAANPDEVAFNFIAIADPVSRGAQKLGSILKTLQQALNCNIKVFLNCLDKNSDMPLKSFYRFVLEPELQFTAEGDISGSIAKFTKLPTSSLLTQYIHAPENWLVEVVRSVYDLDNIKLDNVAMGVHSEFELEYLLLEGHCFEAVMGNPPRGLQFTLGTENQPVMVDTIVMANLGYFQLKANPGEWILRLRQGRSAEIYDFTTVDGQDIIQNGNDVKVLISSLRSHVLKVKVSKKPDKAGMDLLSDNEKDSGLWNSISSIAKFWTFTATDESEEQDEKLNIFSLASGHLYERFLKIMMLSVIKHTKTPVKFWFLKNYLSPTLKDFLPHMAEEYGFEYELVQYKWPRWLHQQTEKQRTIWGYKILFLDVLFPLNVKKIIFVDADQVVRADLKELATMDLGGAPYAYTPFCDSRAEMDGFRFWKQGYWRNHLQGRAYHISALYVVDLKRFRRIAAGDRLRGQYQALSQDPNSLANLDQDLPNNMIHQVAVKTLPQEWLWCETWCDDASKQYAKTIDLCNNPMTKEAKLQAAMRILPEWVGYDEEIKALQQKVENANRQTERDSETVDDVSKHEEL from the exons ATGGGGAGgctcatatttttttacacgttCTTGTTGTGCTCCACTCAGCTTGGGGCTGATAAGAAGATTAACAAATATGTAACAACGTTAATAAATGCCAAATGGAACGAAACGCCCCTAGTGCTGGAAGCAGCTGAATATCTTAGCGATGAAAATCCAAATTACTTTTGGAAATTCATTGATGCATTTTCCAgaagaattaataatcttGTAATAG CTACAGAGAAGGAAAATTATGACATAATTCTGGAGCTGGCTAAGATGTACTTGTCCGAATCAGAGATGGCAGTTTTTAAGTTAGGATTGTCTTTACGTATTTATTCCGCACGCGTTGAAATGTTTTCTCAAATGGCtgtgaataaaaatgtttctaccCACGAATGCAACAATGTTGTTGATGTTGGTGGAACATACACTTGTTCTCTAGAAGAAATAGATACGTTACTTGAGCAG GATACGTGGAAAACTGCTGACACCTACGACGTGGATCATCGATACTTGACTACACCGGAATCCGAGAAAGTGATTATATTATACGGTCAGATTGGAACTCCTACGTTTGCCAAGTTCCACGATAAACTGAAAAGCATAGCGGAGACAAAAGGGATCAATTACGTCCTTCGTCATTATGTCAAA GATAGAGTGGATAAAAAGTTGCGCTTATCCGGCTACGGTGTGGAATTGCAAATGAAATCCACGGAGTACAAAGCGACCGACGATTCCGATATCAAGGACAATGCGGGAAAGAACTCGGAGGTGGCGAACGACGGTGTCGAAGAGATTGAGGGCATCAACTTTATGACTTTAAA AAAATTGTATCCGGAGCAGCATGCTGAGCTGGATAAGATACAAACGCACTTGCTGGAGACCAGTCACGAGATCGGAGCGTTTAAAGTGTGGCAGTTCCAAGAATTGAGTCACCAGGCGGCTGAAAGAATAATGAAGTCTCCGTCTGCCGAGTCGTTGAACGTTTTGACCGATATATCGCAGAATTTCCCCATGCAA GCAAAATCTTTAATCCGGACTAAGGTGAACGGCGACATGAAGAAGGAGATGAAGCTGAACCAAGAAATCTTCATGGCGAGTTTAAGCATACAACCAACCGATACGGCACTCTTTATCAATGGCTTGTTCTTCGATCTGGAGGCCATCGATGTTCTGACACTTTTGGAGTCCTTGAGAAGCGAGCTACGAGTAATGGAAGCCTTTCACAAAATCG GCATCAGTAACAAAAAAATGGGTAAACTGCTGGCCCTGGACCTGTCTAGCGGCACGGACAATCAGAATTTCGCAATAGACATACGAGACTCCGCGATTAATTGGATCAACGATATCGAGAACGATTCGCGCTACAGCAGATGGTCGCCGTCGTTAACCGAATTATTACGACCAACCTTCCCCGGCATGCTCAGAAATATCAGGAGGAATTTATACAATCTT GTATTAATTATCGACCCGCTGAATGAAGAATCCATGTCACTAGTGACTCTGGCGCAATCTCTTTACGCGCATTCCGCACCGTTAAGAGTAGGCTTCGTCTTCGTGATGAATCACAATACGTCCCTGACAGGCTTAACGGACGCTCGCGTTGCAGTTAACAATGCGTATCATTATTTCGTGGATACCAGAAGCGCGAAAGAGGCTTTACATTTCTTAGCAGAG TTAGGAAATTACATCGGGCCCGACGGCGCAGACGTGGAGGATATAAAGAAAGTTATCAAATCCAAAGATTCTTCCGCCAATGTGAATTACATTCTCGGTGACGAGTCGGAATACGACGTGGGACGGCACTTGGCCAACGACTTTATAAAGCGATGCGGTTTAAAGAAATTTCCGCAGGCCTTGTTGAACGGCGTGCCGCTCACGCCCGGTCAGATAAACTCCGAGTCGTACGAGGAGGCGGTGTTGTCCGCCATCATGTCGCAGACACCCATGCTGCAGAAAGCGGTATATCGGGGTGAAGTGACGGAGGGGGACGACATCGTCGACTTTCTCATGAACCAACCGAATGTCATGTCACG GCTGAATGAGCGTATTTGGAAAGTAGATAAGAACGCGTGGCTGAATTTGATTGGCACGATTCCCGAGAACGAGGATTACACGAAGTGGAGCTCTCAAGACCTGTCATCTTATTTAATGACAAAGATGCACTACTTCTTCGTGCCACGTCGCAGTAACACGCTTCATCAGTACTCCTTCTGGATTGTCGCTGATTTCAATTCGTTGTTGGGCAGGCAATTATTGCGAGAGGCTCTCGAGTACGTG GAATCTAACTCGGACGTGCGAATTAGCGTTATCGTCAACGCGGAAGAACGCGCGAATCCAAAGAGCGATGTTAATAAGATTGTTCTCGCTGCGTTAGCTGCATTGTCACCGGAAAGAGCCATACTTTACATGCGTAAAATTATCAAGGACGACGCCGCAGCTCTCATTGCTAATGGTAATTTCGAAATTGAG GATGAGGTAGCGGCTTTGTTGGAGAATCAAAGTTCGATATTATCGTTGCATCAACACTACGTCAAGACGGTCCTAAACGTGGACAAGGAAGCACGAGTAATTTTATGCAACGGCCGCATCATCGGTCCCTTAGACAGCGATGAGGAGTTCACGGATGATGACTTCTCATTGCTAGAAAGATTCAGTCAAAAAACTTACGGAGATAAATTATTCCTGAAACTGGTCATCTTCAACGACGATGACTACG AAGAGAGTGAGATCACGGATGACATGATTATGAAAATTACTTCGCTCCTAGCACCACGGCCACAAACTCGTAGTCGGTATGATGTTCCTTTCCACGGAGATGATCACAG CGTCATAAAAATCCCAGCAGCCAATCCCGACGAAGTTGCCTTCAATTTTATTGCCATCGCAGATCCCGTGTCACGCGGTGCCCAGAAACTGGGCTCAATATTGAAAACGCTACAGCAAGCCTTAAATTGCAACATAAAAGTGTTCTTGAACTGCTTAGATAAGAATAGCGATATGCCGTTGAAGAg TTTTTATCGATTTGTACTCGAGCCGGAGCTGCAGTTCACAGCAGAGGGAGATATCAGTGGCTCTATTGCGAAGTTTACGAAACTTCCCACTTCGTCGTTGTTGACGCAGTACATCCACGCACCTGAGAACTGGCTGGTGGAAGTAGTCCGCAGCGTTTACGATTTGGACAATATTAAGCTCGACAACGTCGCGATGGGCGTGCACAg TGAATTCGAGTTGGAATACTTGTTGCTCGAGGGCCACTGCTTCGAAGCGGTCATGGGAAATCCACCAAGGGGCCTTCAGTTCACCCTCGGCACCGAGAATCAGCCCGTGATGGTCGATACTATTGTGATGGCCAATCTGGGATACTTCCAGCTCAAGGCAAACCCCGGCGAGTGGATATTGCGACTCCGGCAAGGGAGGTCCGCGGAAATCTACGACTTCACCACCGTCGACGGGCAGGATATTATCCAAAACGGCAACGACGTAAAGGTCCTGATCAGTTCCCTGAGGAGTCACGTGCTGAAGGTGAAAGTTTCCAAGAAGCCGGATAAAGCGGGAATGGATCTGTTGTCGGACAACGAGAAGGATTCCGGCTTGTGGAACTCCATCTCGAG cATTGCCAAATTTTG GACGTTCACCGCGACCGACGAAAGTGAGGAACAAGATGAGAAACTAAACATTTTCTCCCTCGCCTCCGGCCACTTATACGAGAGATTCCTGAAGATCATGATGCTAAGCGTTATTAAACACACTAAAACGCCGGTGAAGTTCTGGTTCTTAAAGAATTACCTTTCACCGACGCTAAAA GATTTTCTGCCACACATGGCTGAGGAATATGGCTTCGAGTACGAACTTGTGCAATACAAATGGCCTCGCTGGCTTCACCAACAAACCGAGAAACAGAGAACTATCTGGggatacaaaatattattcctCGACGTGTTGTTTCCATTGAAtgtcaagaaaataatatttgtcgaCGCTGATCAG GTTGTACGAGCGGATTTGAAGGAATTGGCGACAATGGATCTTGGCGGTGCGCCATACGCGTACACGCCGTTCTGTGACAGCAGAGCCGAGATGGACGGATTCAGGTTTTGGAAACAAGGATATTGGAGGAATCACTTGCAGGGACGGGCTTATCACATCAGCGCGTTATACGTGGTAGATCTCAAACGATTCCGTCGCATTGCCGCCGGAGATAGGCTGCGAGGGCAGTATCAGGCATTGAGCCAAGATCCAAATAGCTTAGCAAATCTTGATCAA GATCTCCCTAACAATATGATTCATCAAGTGGCCGTTAAAACACTGCCACAGGAATGGCTGTGGTGCGAAACGTGGTGCGACGATGCATCCAAGCAGTATGCTAAAACTATAGATTTG TGTAATAATCCGATGACGAAAGAAGCCAAGTTACAAGCCGCGATGCGTATCTTGCCCGAGTGGGTCGGTTACGATGAAGAAATTAAAGCTCTGCAACAGAAGGTAGAGAACGCGAATAGACAGACGGAAAGAGACAGTG AAACTGTCGACGATGTCTCTAAGCATGAAGAATTGTAA